CCCGCTGACATTGACGTATGGGCAACTGGTCGCACGGCCCGTGACCTCCGAGATCGTGACCTTGGAATGCATCGGCAACATGGTGGCCGGCGAGTTCATCAGCACGGCCGAATGGGGCGGTGTCCCGCTTCGTGATCTGCTGGAGGAGGCGGGAGCTGATCGGCAGGCCTACGATGTCGTGTTTCATGCCGCGGATGACTATGCCGACGGGATTCGCCTGGAGCGCGCGCTGGCGGGCGATGTCTTGGTCGCGCATCGGATGAACGGGGTGGCGCTTCCGCCTGGACATGGTTTTCCGGCTCGGATCATCGTGCCGGGGCTCTATGGAATGAAGAGCGTGCAGTGGCTGACGAGGATTGACCTGGTGGCCCACGATTATCGCGGTTACTATCAACGATCAGGCTGGACAGATGAGGCGACCGTGAAGACGACTTCGCGCATTGATGTGCCGGTCCATGGGACGACGCTCCGGGGCGCTCGCCACCTGATCCAGGGACTTGCCTTCGCAGGCACGCGTGGCATCCGGACGGTCGAGTTGAGCTTCGATGAAGGCGCATCCTGGCGGGCGGCGGACGTCGAGGCACTGCTCTCGCCTTTTGCCTGGGTGTTCTGGCGCTACGACTGGCGGCCGCCGGGGCGCGGACTCCATGCCATTCGGGTTCGCGCGACGGACGGCACCGGACAGGTGCAGTCGGATGACCAACAGCCTCCTGCGCCGGACGGGGCCACCGGTCTCCATGAGATCACCGTGAAGGTAGAGGGGTGAGCATGGAGTTGGCCCAGGCCGGAGACATGGTTGCGACAACGATAACGCACCGGCGGAAGGGATCAGCCTAGATCGGGATGCCGAAACAGGAAGGGCCGGCCCGGTTGGGCCGGCCCTTCGACTCGGGCGGGCAATGCAGGGACGGGCGGTTATTGAATCGAGTTGGCGTGATGACCGGCGGTAATCTCGGCCCGGACCGTATCTCCGGGCTTCTTCGCGCCACGAAGTTGCTTGGTGTCCTTGCTCACCACCATCTGGACCTCGTTGCCCTCGTAGTCCTCGACGACGTAGATGTTGCCTTCGACCTTGGTGAGCTTCCCCTGGACCATGCGATGGGCCGGTCCTGGCTTGCTGTCGAATTTCTGCTGGCGTTTCTTTTCCGCCGCTTCGGCATGGGTAGCCAGGCTGAACCCCGCGATGAGCGCCACCGCGATCATGGATTTCGTGAACGTCATAGCCGTACCTCCTTCGCTTCGCCCCGGCAGCCGGCGTCTCAACCGCTGCGGGAATCAAGATGTCCAAAGCAGGGAGGCGGGTTCGCAAGGCCTATGCCGATGGAACACGCGAGATGTGCCGTTTGTTTCAACGCGTTTTCAGCGGGTTAGGGGATAGGGTCTGATGGCCGGACGGCCGGTGAACGACGGCGCGGCGAAAAAATGGACCGGCCTGTCCAAATGTGATCGGGACCGTTGCAACCGGAGTCCCGGTGGTGTATGTCGGAACCCTTGCTGAATCCAACCGTGGTGACGCGATGGTCTGGCTTCGAATCCTGATGCTCATCCAGCTTGCGGCTGTGGGCGGCTGCTCCACGGTTCCCTCCACGTTTCATCCCAATCCGGCGATTCCCTCCCGCACTTTCTCGCACCATCTCTGGGATCAGGTCTTGCGCGCCCATGTGGCGGATGGGCAGGTGAACTATCAGGGTATGGCCAAGGACAAGCGATTTGCGGAATACCTGACAGATCTCAACCATGTCGATCCGAACGCCTTGCCGACCAGAGCCGATCGGCTGGCGTTCTGGATCAATGCCTATAACGCCTTCGCCGTCAAGGGCATCATCGATGGGTACTCGCCCCGTTCCCTGTGGGGACGCTACCGGTTTTTCATCGCGCGCGATTATCGCGTCGGGGGCGAGACGATCAATCTCTACGATCTCGAGCGATCCTTACTGATCCCCGACTTCAAGGAGCCGCGCATACATTTTGCGATCGTCTGCGCCTCGGCCTCCTGTCCCAAGCTGCGCTCATCGGCCTATGTCGGAGAGGAGCTCGACCGCCAATTGGACGAGGCTGCCAGAGAGTTCATCAACGATCCCGCCAAGAACCGGTTCGACCGGGACAACCACGTGGCGCGGCTTTCGATGATCTTCAACTGGTTCACCCACGATTTTGCCGCGCACTCCGGTTCGTTGATGCAGTACGTCAAGCGCTATCTGAACGACCCGGCGTTGGTCCATGAGATGGAACAGACCCCCTATACCATCGAGTTCCTCGACTACGACTGGAGCCTGAACGGGACGCCTCCAAGGAGCGCCGACGATGATCGTCCTGCCGGACGAACGTGAGCCCGTTGCCCAGTTGCTGGGATTTCTCGAATATGGCGAACGGCTGGCGCAGGATTGCGCAGCGGCGCAGGCGGCGCTCGTGGCCGACCCGGGCCATCGCCGGTTTCTCCTCGGCCAAGCCAGACAGGAGTCGATGCATGCAACCGTGTTTCGCGGCGTGATCGCCTGGCTCGCGCCGAGGAGGCTCAGCGCGACACCGCTCTTGCCGCCGCTCGAACGCTATCGGGCCTTGGTGGAGGATGCGATCACGCGGCGCGACCTGCATGAAACGCTGATGGCGGAACAACTCATCCTCGAAGGTCTGGGAGAAGCCATCTTAAACCGGATCGAAGCCGGGCTGGTGAAGCGCGGCGCTCCCTTCGGGCGGCTCAGACGAATCCTGCTGCATCAGGAGGAGGCGCACCATGGTTTTGGGAGACGATTGCTCGATCGCGCAAGGGCTGAAGGCGCGCTCCAACCAGATCGGCTCCGCGGCCGGGCCGAGGAGTATCTCGGGTTGACGCAGGACATGGTGCTGACGTTGGCGTCGCTGTTCTCGACGATCGACGAAGACGCCTCGGCCTGGGCCTCGGATGTGCGGCTTTATGTGCCGGAATGGTGCGTCGGATGATCTCCGTCGTCATGCCGGTCTATCAGGAGGAGCGGGCGTTGCCCACGACCCTGCGGTCGCTGTTGACCCAACCGGGCGACTATGAGGTGCTGATCGTAGACGGCGGCAGCACGGATCGAACCTGCGAGGTGGTGCGAGCCGAACCGCGAGCACGGGTCTTCACGGCGCCGAAGGGCCGCGCGTCTCAGATGAACGAGGGCGCGGCGCATGCGCGAGGGGAGTGGCTGTTGTTTCTGCACGCTGACACGGTCCTGCCGCCCGGGGCGCTCAAGCGCCTGAACGATCTGGAAGCCGATCCTTCGGTGCAGGCCGGAGGGTTCCTCCACCGTTTCTCGGGTGACGACTGGCGCTTGCGCCTGATTTCGTTCCTGGACAATGTCCGCTGCGGCCGGAGCAAGATCATCTATGGAGATCAAGCCCTGTTCGTTCGGCGGTCCCTGTTCGAACGGCTCGGAGGATTCCCGCCGCAGCCGATCCTGGAGGACGTAGCCTTCTGCGAACGCCTCCTCAGGGAGACGACCCCCGTCCTTCTTTCGCCGCCCGTTGTGACCGATGCGAGAAAATTCGTGCAGATGGGCATCTGGCGAAGCTTTCTCCGGGTGCTGCTGATCATCCTCCACGTGGAATTCCGCCTGCCGGTCCTGCCTCGGGCTTTTTTTCAGGACGTTCGCTGAGCCGTTCCGGCGATCCTTCGCCTTGTCCGTGGCGTCCCGTATCCCGTCGTCCTGAATATTGCTAGAATGCCCGCGTGGATCTGATCACCACCCATTCGCAAGCCGACCTGGATGGGCTCGCCTCGATGGTGGCGGCCCGGAAGCTGTATCCAGGGGCCAGGCTGGTGCTGGCGGGCGGAGCCCAGGACAGCGTGCGTCGCTTTCTTGAGGACCATGACCTCGACATCGGCCGCCTTCGCGACCTGAATCTGGACGAGGTGCAGCGGGTCATTCTGGTCGATACGCAGGACCTGTTCCGGATCGAGCAACTGCGCCCGCTCTGGACCAAGCCTGATCTGGTTCTGCACATCTACGATCACCATGTCGATCACCAGGGAGAGGTCAAGCGGGAGCCCTCCGAGGGGCGGCGCCAGCCTGGACCGAAGGTCGAGCGGCTGGTGCTGGAACCGGTCGGGGCCACGGTAACGGTGCTGATCGAAGCGCTTCGCGTCAATGGCCTGTCGCTCACGCCGTTCGAGGCCACAGTTCTGGCTGTGGGCCTGTACGAAGAAACCGGATCGTTGACCTACGGTTCGACGAGCCCGCGCGATGTCGAGGCGCTCGCCCACCTGTTGCGGGTCGGGGCCGATCTCAACGTCGTGGCGGCGACCTTGCGCCGCCATCTGGAGCCCGAGCAGATTGCCCTGCTCAACGACCTGCTGACCTCAAGCGAGACCTACTATCTTGAAGGACGAAAGATCCTGCTGGCCGCCAGCGCCTATGAGGGTTATCGCGGCGACTATTCCAGCGTCGTGGAACGGCTGATGCAAATTGAAGGGCTGGATGCCGTGATCGCCGCCTTCGTCATGGACAGCAAGGTGACGATCGTCGGACGCAGCCGTCTTCCCGATATCATCGACGTGGCCTGGATCGCGCGTGAGTTCGGCGGCGGCGGCCATGCCGCCGCCGCCGCCGCGACCGTGAAGGGGCAAACCCTCGTCGAGGTCCGGGAGCGACTGGTCAAGCTCCTGACCGAGCGCTACCGGCCGACCCTGACGGCGAAGGATGTGATGACGAGGCCGGTGAAGGCCATCGCCGGGGACGCCAGCGTGGAGGATGCGGGCCGGCTCATGACGACCTACGGAGTCAATGTCCTGCCGGTGCTCGACAAGCGCGGGGCCTATCAGGGACTGATCTCGCGCGAGACGGTCCAGAAGGCGGCGTTTCACCATCTGGAGAAAGCCTTCTGCCGGGAATTCATGCAGACCGATTCGTATGTGGCTGAGTCGGACACGCCGTTCCATGAAATCGAGCGCCAGATGATCGAGCTGAATCAGCGGTTCGTCCCGATCCTCGCGGGAGTCAAGGTGGTCGGGGTGATCACGCGAACGGACCTGCTGCGGACGCTCCACGAGGACGTGCTGTCGGCCGCCCGAGCCAGGGTCAAAGCCCGTCCGGGCGAAGACCCGGCGTTTCAATTCCGGCGCCGTAATATCGCGGGCCTGCTCAAGGATCGCCTGCCGGCCCGGGTCGTCGCATTGATGCGGGAGGCCGGTGAGTTGGCGGATCGTTTAGAAGTCAAGCTCTATGTCGTGGGCGGCATTGTCCGGGACCTCTTGCTT
The DNA window shown above is from Nitrospira tepida and carries:
- a CDS encoding molybdopterin-dependent oxidoreductase; this translates as MNRLMNGMRLSRRELFAIAGGAAAWSIVTDPRPVLGNILDRLFHGKPAVSTAPITPNDEFYVTSYRSPPTVRVDDWRLSVTGLVERPLTLTYGQLVARPVTSEIVTLECIGNMVAGEFISTAEWGGVPLRDLLEEAGADRQAYDVVFHAADDYADGIRLERALAGDVLVAHRMNGVALPPGHGFPARIIVPGLYGMKSVQWLTRIDLVAHDYRGYYQRSGWTDEATVKTTSRIDVPVHGTTLRGARHLIQGLAFAGTRGIRTVELSFDEGASWRAADVEALLSPFAWVFWRYDWRPPGRGLHAIRVRATDGTGQVQSDDQQPPAPDGATGLHEITVKVEG
- a CDS encoding CBS domain-containing protein, producing the protein MDLITTHSQADLDGLASMVAARKLYPGARLVLAGGAQDSVRRFLEDHDLDIGRLRDLNLDEVQRVILVDTQDLFRIEQLRPLWTKPDLVLHIYDHHVDHQGEVKREPSEGRRQPGPKVERLVLEPVGATVTVLIEALRVNGLSLTPFEATVLAVGLYEETGSLTYGSTSPRDVEALAHLLRVGADLNVVAATLRRHLEPEQIALLNDLLTSSETYYLEGRKILLAASAYEGYRGDYSSVVERLMQIEGLDAVIAAFVMDSKVTIVGRSRLPDIIDVAWIAREFGGGGHAAAAAATVKGQTLVEVRERLVKLLTERYRPTLTAKDVMTRPVKAIAGDASVEDAGRLMTTYGVNVLPVLDKRGAYQGLISRETVQKAAFHHLEKAFCREFMQTDSYVAESDTPFHEIERQMIELNQRFVPILAGVKVVGVITRTDLLRTLHEDVLSAARARVKARPGEDPAFQFRRRNIAGLLKDRLPARVVALMREAGELADRLEVKLYVVGGIVRDLLLGIDNLDLDLVVEGNGLAFAKALARAQRGQVKVHERFGTARVTLADGFKVDVATARAEYYEYPTALPTVEQGSVKKDLYRRDFTINTLAVRLNRRQFGELIDFFGGERDLKGRTIRVLHSLSFVEDPTRVFRAIRFAVRFDFVLSRETRALIQGVVKMDLLRRLSKHRLTDELQLVLSEREPGKAIALMDELEVLACLHPDLELTPRLRTLLKATEEALDWYRLLFLDRPMESWLVYLMAMLQVLPDQAVGEVLKRIELSARQEAAVRAGRFGGHRIFRELGRRPAVSPAAVYRALSGTSDETLVFLMAKSKSEHVRRQLSAYVTTYQRMRPALKGDDLKRMGLKPGPLYRRILSKLLEARLNGVVNNEEDERALVRSLIGGRKSAVDRPEPPF
- a CDS encoding TIGR04283 family arsenosugar biosynthesis glycosyltransferase: MISVVMPVYQEERALPTTLRSLLTQPGDYEVLIVDGGSTDRTCEVVRAEPRARVFTAPKGRASQMNEGAAHARGEWLLFLHADTVLPPGALKRLNDLEADPSVQAGGFLHRFSGDDWRLRLISFLDNVRCGRSKIIYGDQALFVRRSLFERLGGFPPQPILEDVAFCERLLRETTPVLLSPPVVTDARKFVQMGIWRSFLRVLLIILHVEFRLPVLPRAFFQDVR
- a CDS encoding DUF547 domain-containing protein → MVWLRILMLIQLAAVGGCSTVPSTFHPNPAIPSRTFSHHLWDQVLRAHVADGQVNYQGMAKDKRFAEYLTDLNHVDPNALPTRADRLAFWINAYNAFAVKGIIDGYSPRSLWGRYRFFIARDYRVGGETINLYDLERSLLIPDFKEPRIHFAIVCASASCPKLRSSAYVGEELDRQLDEAAREFINDPAKNRFDRDNHVARLSMIFNWFTHDFAAHSGSLMQYVKRYLNDPALVHEMEQTPYTIEFLDYDWSLNGTPPRSADDDRPAGRT